One Longimicrobium sp. DNA segment encodes these proteins:
- a CDS encoding sigma-54 dependent transcriptional regulator — MQITPPPRILIADDQPDVLEALRLLLKAEGFRIETASSPAGVLAVAREQDVDAVLMDLNYARDTTSGQEGMELLQALLALDAALPVVVMTAWGSVEGAVEAMRRGARDYVQKPWDNAQLLATLGRQVELGRALRQSQRLEQENRRLRADGLPEMIAGSRAMESVLRLMERVGPSDASVLITGEHGTGKDVVARWLHASSPRAQRPLVTVNAGAIAEGVFESELFGHVRGAFTDARTDRVGAFELADTGTLFLDEIGTMPHAQQAKLLRVLQTGEFQRVGSSKTRRVDVRVLSATNLDISRAVSEGRFREDLLFRLNTVEIHLPPLRDRRDDIPPLARHFLARQAARYRKEIAGFEPDAMQALLAYGWPGNIRELEHTVERAVLLATGPAIAAGDLALRPPAASALLEEMSLEDAERLLIGKALARHNGNVSQAAEALGLSRSALYRRLERFGLQAQADA; from the coding sequence ATGCAGATCACGCCGCCGCCACGCATCCTGATCGCCGACGACCAGCCGGACGTGCTGGAGGCGCTCCGCCTGCTGCTGAAGGCCGAGGGCTTCCGCATCGAGACGGCCAGCTCGCCCGCGGGGGTGCTGGCGGTGGCGCGCGAGCAGGACGTGGACGCGGTGCTGATGGACCTGAACTACGCCCGCGACACCACCTCGGGGCAGGAGGGGATGGAGCTGCTGCAGGCGTTGCTGGCGCTCGACGCCGCCCTTCCCGTGGTCGTGATGACCGCGTGGGGGAGCGTGGAGGGCGCGGTGGAGGCCATGCGCCGCGGCGCCCGCGACTACGTGCAGAAGCCGTGGGACAACGCGCAGCTGCTGGCCACCCTCGGCCGCCAGGTGGAGTTGGGGCGCGCGCTGCGCCAGAGCCAGCGGCTGGAGCAGGAGAACCGCCGCCTGCGCGCCGACGGCCTGCCGGAGATGATCGCCGGCTCGCGCGCGATGGAGTCGGTGCTGCGGCTGATGGAGCGCGTGGGCCCGTCCGACGCCTCGGTGCTGATCACCGGCGAGCACGGCACGGGGAAGGACGTGGTGGCGCGCTGGCTGCACGCCAGCAGCCCGCGCGCGCAGCGGCCGCTGGTGACGGTGAACGCCGGCGCCATCGCCGAGGGCGTGTTCGAGAGCGAGCTGTTCGGGCACGTGCGCGGCGCGTTCACCGACGCGCGCACCGACCGCGTGGGCGCGTTCGAGCTGGCCGACACCGGCACGCTCTTCCTCGACGAGATCGGCACCATGCCGCACGCGCAGCAGGCCAAGCTCCTGCGCGTCCTGCAGACCGGCGAGTTCCAGCGCGTGGGCTCGTCGAAGACGCGCCGGGTGGACGTGCGCGTCCTTTCCGCCACCAACCTCGACATCTCCCGGGCCGTGTCCGAGGGACGCTTCCGCGAGGACCTGCTCTTCCGGCTGAACACGGTGGAGATCCACCTTCCCCCGCTACGCGACCGCCGCGACGACATCCCCCCGCTCGCCCGGCACTTCCTGGCCCGGCAGGCGGCGCGGTATCGGAAGGAGATCGCGGGGTTCGAGCCCGACGCCATGCAGGCCCTCCTCGCCTACGGGTGGCCCGGCAATATCCGCGAGCTGGAGCACACCGTGGAGCGCGCCGTGCTCCTGGCCACCGGTCCCGCGATCGCCGCGGGCGACCTGGCGCTCCGGCCGCCCGCGGCATCGGCGCTGCTGGAGGAGATGTCGCTGGAAGACGCGGAGCGCCTGCTGATCGGCAAGGCGCTGGCGCGCCACAACGGCAACGTCAGCCAGGCCGCCGAGGCGCTGGGGCTGAGCCGGAGCGCGCTCTATCGCAGGCTGGAGCGCTTCGGCCTGCAGGCGCAGGCGGACGCGTGA
- a CDS encoding DUF433 domain-containing protein, which produces MRALTLVERITVNPRQCGGRPCIRGMRIRVTDVLDLLASGLSREQILEELPDLEPEDIEAALRFASRRIDHPVVVA; this is translated from the coding sequence GTGCGTGCTTTGACACTCGTAGAACGAATCACCGTCAACCCGCGCCAGTGCGGCGGCCGGCCCTGCATCCGCGGGATGCGGATCCGTGTCACGGACGTCCTGGATCTCCTGGCCTCCGGGTTGTCGCGCGAGCAGATCCTCGAGGAACTGCCCGACCTTGAGCCGGAGGACATCGAGGCAGCTCTCCGGTTCGCGTCGCGCAGGATCGATCACCCCGTGGTCGTGGCGTGA
- a CDS encoding ATP-binding protein produces MSRPSARAGAGVEDEARSAERRREPRHQTQVLRLSVLTGLPAWALAMALLWTGGFSLAVKLALTLAVTALWIAFAAALRRRVVHPLQTLANQLGALRGGDFAVRARGARADDALGLLALEANALSVTLREQRLGAMEATALLRKVIEEIDVAVFAFDDQVRLRLVNRAGERLLDTPRERLLGLAAAEVGLAFALEGQPLRTLDHAFPGGSGRWQIRRDPFRQGGRQHRLLVVTDLSRALREEERQAWQRLIRVLSHEINNSLAPIQSIAGTLHALSSREPPPPDLRDDLLHGLDVIGCRARALGAFMAEYARLARLPPPVLRPMEVGEWVRHAAGLETRVEVEVLPGPPVEIQADRDQLDQLMINLLRNAADAALETGGGVRVGWAPHGGRVEIRVEDDGPGLAETANLLVPFFTTKPHGTGIGLVLSRQIAENLGGTLALENRAGARGCVATLVLPIRPSS; encoded by the coding sequence GTGAGCCGCCCCTCCGCGCGGGCCGGCGCGGGCGTGGAAGACGAAGCGCGCTCCGCGGAAAGGCGGCGGGAGCCGCGGCACCAGACCCAGGTGCTGCGGCTTTCCGTGCTCACGGGGCTCCCCGCCTGGGCACTGGCGATGGCGCTGCTGTGGACGGGCGGCTTCTCCCTGGCGGTGAAGCTCGCGCTGACGCTGGCGGTGACGGCGCTGTGGATCGCCTTCGCCGCGGCGCTCCGGCGGCGCGTGGTGCATCCGCTGCAGACGCTGGCCAACCAGCTGGGCGCGCTGCGCGGCGGCGACTTCGCGGTGCGGGCCCGCGGCGCGCGCGCCGACGACGCGCTGGGGCTGCTGGCGCTCGAGGCCAACGCGCTGAGCGTAACCCTGCGCGAGCAGCGCCTCGGCGCGATGGAGGCCACGGCGCTGCTGCGCAAGGTGATCGAGGAGATCGACGTGGCGGTGTTCGCCTTCGACGACCAGGTGCGGCTGCGGCTGGTGAACCGCGCGGGCGAGCGGCTGCTGGACACCCCGCGCGAGCGGCTGCTGGGGCTCGCCGCGGCCGAGGTGGGGCTGGCCTTCGCGCTCGAGGGGCAGCCGTTGCGCACGCTCGACCACGCCTTCCCCGGCGGGAGCGGGCGCTGGCAGATCCGGCGCGACCCCTTCCGCCAGGGCGGACGGCAGCACCGGCTGCTGGTGGTCACCGACCTGTCGCGCGCGCTGCGCGAGGAAGAGCGGCAGGCGTGGCAGCGGCTGATCCGCGTGCTGAGCCACGAGATCAACAACTCGCTGGCGCCCATCCAGTCGATCGCGGGCACGCTGCACGCGCTGTCCTCGCGCGAGCCGCCGCCGCCCGACCTCCGCGACGACCTGCTGCACGGGCTCGACGTCATCGGCTGCCGGGCGCGGGCGCTGGGCGCGTTCATGGCCGAGTACGCGCGCCTGGCCCGCCTTCCCCCGCCCGTGCTGCGGCCGATGGAGGTGGGCGAGTGGGTGCGCCACGCGGCCGGGCTGGAGACGCGCGTGGAGGTGGAGGTGCTCCCCGGCCCGCCGGTGGAGATCCAGGCCGACCGCGACCAGCTGGACCAGCTGATGATCAACCTGCTGCGCAACGCCGCCGACGCCGCGCTGGAGACCGGCGGCGGCGTGCGCGTGGGCTGGGCGCCGCACGGCGGGCGGGTGGAGATCCGGGTGGAGGACGACGGGCCGGGCTTGGCGGAGACGGCCAACCTCCTGGTCCCCTTCTTCACCACCAAGCCGCACGGCACGGGGATCGGGCTGGTGCTCTCGCGCCAGATCGCCGAGAACCTGGGCGGCACGCTGGCGCTCGAGAACCGCGCCGGCGCCCGCGGCTGCGTCGCCACGCTCGTCCTCCCCATCCGCCCGTCGAGCTGA
- a CDS encoding Uma2 family endonuclease → MSPLVQPRYTPEEYLRQERAAASKSELINGRIYAMAGASRRHNLIVGNLFAEIRSQLRGKPCEAYVNDMRVKVARTELYTYPDIAALCGEPMFEDEHVDTLLNPSAIVEVLSESTEKYDRGEKFAHYRRLDSLREYVLVAQNTRRIEQYVRHGEAWTLTEISDPDAVLRIESVGCSIPVAEIYDRVDFAAPE, encoded by the coding sequence ATGTCGCCGCTGGTTCAACCTCGCTACACACCCGAGGAGTACCTCCGCCAGGAGCGGGCAGCCGCATCGAAGAGCGAGCTGATCAACGGGCGCATCTACGCGATGGCCGGTGCGAGCCGGCGTCACAACCTCATCGTTGGCAACCTGTTCGCCGAGATTCGGTCGCAGCTGCGCGGAAAGCCGTGCGAGGCCTACGTGAACGACATGCGTGTGAAGGTGGCCCGCACCGAGCTGTACACTTATCCGGACATCGCGGCGCTGTGCGGAGAGCCGATGTTCGAGGACGAGCACGTGGACACGCTGCTGAATCCCTCGGCGATCGTCGAAGTGCTGTCCGAATCGACGGAGAAGTACGACCGCGGTGAGAAGTTCGCGCACTACCGGCGGCTGGACTCGCTTCGCGAGTACGTCCTCGTCGCCCAGAACACGCGCCGCATCGAGCAGTACGTCCGCCACGGCGAAGCGTGGACGCTGACGGAGATCAGCGACCCGGACGCGGTGCTTCGGATCGAGAGCGTCGGTTGTTCGATTCCCGTCGCGGAGATCTACGACCGGGTCGATTTCGCCGCGCCTGAGTAG
- a CDS encoding patatin-like phospholipase family protein yields MPDPVPHPQNGAPAPGAHGTTDYGDLALVLTGGGARGAYQVGILRYISRRWPELTFPIITGVSAGAINAAHLAQAHGTLPQAVDELAALWGELTPERIFRVDVPALLANMGRWGLQLAGGGIRESRVRGLVDTAPLGELLTEALCPVHGELTGIDFNLARGTLRAVAIGTTSYSTGQSVVWVQGRHLQTWERPSRRAVETRLGVEHVMASSALPLFFPAVKIGDQWHGDGGIRLTAPLSPALHLGAHKILAVSTHYERSQSEADRPAVRGYPPPAQVLGVLMDAIFLDVVDQDVMRMERMNDLLRAVPPEKREGMRVVELMTFRPSRDLGAISREHEPRLPRAFRLLTRGLGTRETASPDALSLIMFQDDYIRRLIDMGEEDAERRGDELAAFIEGNGNGDKS; encoded by the coding sequence GTGCCCGATCCCGTCCCGCATCCCCAGAACGGAGCGCCCGCGCCCGGCGCGCACGGCACCACCGACTACGGCGACCTGGCGCTGGTGCTCACCGGCGGCGGCGCGCGCGGCGCGTACCAGGTGGGCATCCTGCGCTACATCTCGCGGCGCTGGCCGGAGCTGACCTTTCCGATCATCACCGGCGTGTCCGCGGGCGCCATCAACGCGGCGCACCTGGCGCAGGCGCACGGCACCCTTCCGCAGGCGGTCGACGAGCTCGCGGCGCTGTGGGGCGAGCTCACCCCCGAGCGCATCTTCCGCGTGGACGTGCCCGCGCTCCTGGCCAACATGGGGCGATGGGGGCTGCAGCTGGCCGGCGGCGGCATCCGCGAGTCGCGGGTGCGCGGGCTGGTGGACACCGCGCCGCTGGGCGAGCTGCTGACCGAGGCGCTCTGCCCCGTGCACGGCGAGCTGACGGGGATCGACTTCAACCTGGCCCGGGGAACGCTGCGCGCGGTGGCCATCGGCACTACCAGCTACAGCACCGGCCAATCCGTGGTCTGGGTGCAGGGACGCCACCTGCAGACCTGGGAGCGGCCGTCGCGGCGGGCGGTGGAGACGCGGCTCGGGGTGGAGCACGTGATGGCATCGTCCGCGCTTCCGCTCTTCTTTCCCGCGGTGAAGATCGGCGACCAGTGGCACGGCGACGGGGGGATCCGGCTGACCGCGCCGCTCTCGCCCGCGCTACACCTGGGGGCGCACAAGATCCTGGCCGTCAGCACCCACTACGAGCGCAGCCAGAGCGAGGCCGACCGCCCCGCGGTGCGCGGCTACCCGCCGCCCGCGCAGGTGCTGGGCGTGCTGATGGACGCCATCTTCCTGGACGTGGTGGACCAGGACGTGATGCGGATGGAGCGGATGAACGACCTGCTGCGCGCGGTGCCGCCGGAGAAGCGCGAGGGGATGCGCGTGGTGGAGCTGATGACCTTCCGCCCCTCGCGCGACCTGGGCGCCATCTCGCGCGAGCACGAGCCGCGGCTGCCGCGCGCGTTCCGCCTGCTCACGCGCGGCCTGGGCACGCGCGAGACGGCCAGCCCCGACGCGCTGTCGCTGATCATGTTCCAGGACGACTACATCCGCCGCCTGATCGACATGGGAGAGGAAGACGCGGAACGCCGCGGGGACGAGCTGGCGGCGTTCATCGAGGGCAACGGCAACGGGGATAAGTCCTGA
- a CDS encoding HlyD family efflux transporter periplasmic adaptor subunit — protein MDIPRKPARKSRKWITYGGAAVLLLAVATAALARMGPAAPSVDRATLWTDTVQKGEMMRQVRGPGTLVAENIRWISAVTQGRVERKLVQPGTTVAEGTVLVELSNPDVERAALEAQRQLTAAEAELTTLRTNLQNGLLTQQGTVAQVQAQYNQAERQAQSAEALARENMVSAHELAKARDDAADLRTRLNVERQRLEQIRGSMRQQIAGQESQIAMLRRLAEFNRTQIASMQVRSPQAGVLQELPVELGQWVNSGATLAKVVQPGTLKAVLRIPETQARDLAVGQLASIDTHNGVVAGRLTRIDPAAQNGTVTVDVSLTGALPRGARPDMSVDGTVDLERLGNVLHVGRPAYGQAESTLAVFRLLPGGGEAERVMVQLGRGSATSVEVLRGLNPGDVIILSDMSQYDASERVRLK, from the coding sequence GTGGATATTCCTCGCAAGCCGGCACGCAAGAGCCGCAAGTGGATCACGTACGGCGGCGCGGCGGTCCTGCTGCTGGCCGTGGCCACCGCGGCGCTGGCGCGCATGGGCCCGGCGGCGCCGTCGGTCGACCGCGCCACCCTGTGGACCGACACCGTCCAGAAGGGCGAGATGATGCGCCAGGTGCGCGGGCCCGGCACGTTGGTGGCCGAGAACATCCGCTGGATCAGCGCGGTCACGCAGGGCCGTGTGGAGCGCAAGCTGGTGCAGCCCGGCACCACCGTGGCCGAGGGCACCGTGCTGGTGGAGCTCAGCAACCCCGACGTGGAGCGCGCCGCCCTCGAGGCGCAGCGCCAGCTGACCGCCGCCGAGGCCGAGCTCACCACGCTGCGCACCAACCTGCAGAACGGGCTGCTCACCCAGCAGGGCACGGTGGCGCAGGTGCAGGCGCAGTACAACCAGGCCGAGCGGCAGGCGCAGAGCGCCGAGGCGCTGGCCCGCGAGAACATGGTGAGCGCGCACGAGCTGGCCAAGGCGCGCGACGACGCCGCCGACCTGCGCACGCGGCTGAACGTGGAGCGCCAGCGGCTGGAGCAGATCCGCGGCTCCATGCGCCAGCAGATCGCCGGGCAGGAGAGCCAGATCGCCATGCTCCGCCGCCTGGCCGAGTTCAACCGCACGCAGATCGCCAGCATGCAGGTGCGCTCGCCGCAGGCCGGCGTGCTGCAGGAGCTGCCGGTGGAGCTGGGGCAGTGGGTGAACTCGGGCGCCACGCTGGCCAAGGTGGTGCAGCCGGGAACGCTGAAGGCGGTGCTGCGCATCCCCGAGACGCAGGCGCGCGACCTGGCGGTGGGGCAGCTCGCGTCGATCGACACGCACAACGGCGTGGTGGCCGGGCGCCTGACGCGCATCGACCCCGCGGCGCAGAACGGCACCGTCACGGTGGACGTGTCGCTCACCGGCGCGCTTCCCCGCGGCGCGCGCCCCGACATGTCGGTGGACGGCACCGTGGACCTGGAGCGGCTGGGGAACGTGCTGCACGTCGGCCGTCCCGCCTACGGCCAGGCCGAGAGCACGCTGGCGGTCTTCCGCCTCCTTCCCGGCGGCGGCGAAGCCGAGCGGGTGATGGTGCAGCTGGGCCGCGGCTCGGCCACCTCGGTGGAGGTGCTGCGCGGGCTGAACCCCGGCGACGTGATCATCCTCTCCGACATGTCGCAGTACGACGCCTCGGAGCGCGTGCGGCTGAAGTAG
- the htpG gene encoding molecular chaperone HtpG, producing the protein MSEQAQQFAFQAEVQRLLDLVVHSLYTDKEIFLRELVSNASDAIDRLRFEALTRPELLPDGHEPKIRLVPDKENRTLTIEDDGIGMTRDEVVQNIGTIARSGTREALEQLKDRAGEGAGQLIGQFGVGFYSSFMVADRVDLVTRKAGTDEAVRWTSSGGGTFTVTDAERDRPGTTITLHLKPVDSENGIEDYTDRWVLSRIIRQHADFITYPILLPPEKPEEVPEGETPEPERPVNSMKPIWARPPAEVTKEEYADFYRQISHDWSEPLETIHTRGEGLVEYQAVLFVPSRGAVELYYPGFKPNLRLYVKRMLVRENSEELLPRWLRWVRGAVDSPDLPLNVSREMLQSDRHVRQIRRTLTKKVLGTLEQMLNADRPKYESFWRELGRAVKEGVDSDYENRDALLNLLLFGSSREAEALTTLKEYVGRMPEGQNEIWYLTGASREQIENSPALEAFRDRGWEVLYLTDPVDELVVQSVTEFEGKRLRSAGKGAVELDEAEKKTQADERKKEFEPFLGALQKRLETWVKEVRLSGRLTKSPAVLVVAEHDYSPQLERFLAAGRGDGFRQRRILELNATHPLVQGLRRRFDANPGDPVVGDYAELLLSWSLLAEGSEPHDAVRFTQLVAGLMETGLDAAPSPASAPPAADEAPSAEEPAADAIEETSSEETAANP; encoded by the coding sequence GTGTCCGAGCAGGCCCAGCAGTTCGCCTTCCAGGCCGAGGTACAGCGGCTCCTCGACCTGGTGGTCCACTCGCTCTACACCGACAAGGAAATCTTCCTGCGCGAGCTGGTGTCGAACGCGTCCGACGCCATCGACCGGCTCCGCTTCGAGGCGCTCACCCGCCCGGAGCTCCTTCCCGACGGCCACGAGCCGAAGATCCGCCTCGTCCCCGACAAGGAGAACCGCACCCTCACCATCGAGGACGACGGGATCGGGATGACGCGCGACGAGGTGGTGCAGAACATCGGCACCATCGCCCGCTCGGGGACGCGGGAGGCGCTGGAGCAGCTGAAGGACCGTGCGGGCGAGGGCGCCGGGCAGCTGATCGGGCAGTTCGGCGTGGGCTTCTACTCGTCGTTCATGGTGGCCGACCGTGTCGACCTCGTCACCCGCAAGGCGGGGACGGACGAGGCGGTGCGCTGGACGTCGTCGGGCGGCGGCACCTTCACCGTGACCGACGCGGAGCGCGACCGGCCGGGGACCACGATCACCCTGCACCTGAAGCCGGTGGATTCGGAGAACGGGATCGAGGACTACACCGACCGCTGGGTGCTGTCGCGCATCATCCGCCAGCACGCGGACTTCATCACCTATCCCATCCTCCTCCCCCCCGAGAAGCCCGAGGAGGTGCCCGAGGGCGAGACGCCGGAGCCGGAGCGGCCGGTCAACTCGATGAAGCCCATCTGGGCGCGCCCGCCGGCGGAGGTCACGAAGGAGGAGTACGCCGACTTCTACCGCCAGATCTCGCACGACTGGTCGGAGCCGCTGGAGACCATCCACACCCGCGGCGAGGGGCTGGTGGAGTACCAGGCGGTGCTCTTCGTCCCCTCGCGCGGGGCGGTCGAGCTGTACTACCCGGGCTTCAAGCCCAACCTGCGGCTGTACGTGAAGCGGATGCTGGTTCGCGAAAACAGCGAGGAGCTGCTCCCCCGCTGGCTGCGCTGGGTGCGCGGCGCGGTGGACAGCCCCGACCTGCCGCTGAACGTCTCCCGCGAGATGCTGCAGAGCGACCGCCACGTCCGGCAGATCCGCCGCACGCTGACGAAGAAGGTGCTGGGCACGCTGGAGCAGATGCTGAACGCCGACCGGCCGAAGTACGAGTCGTTCTGGCGCGAGCTGGGGCGCGCGGTGAAGGAGGGGGTGGACAGCGACTACGAAAACCGCGACGCGCTGCTGAACCTGCTCCTGTTCGGCTCGTCGCGCGAGGCGGAGGCGCTGACCACGCTCAAGGAATACGTGGGGCGGATGCCCGAGGGGCAGAACGAGATCTGGTACCTGACCGGCGCCAGCCGCGAGCAGATCGAGAACTCGCCCGCGCTGGAGGCGTTCCGCGACCGCGGGTGGGAGGTGCTGTACCTCACCGATCCGGTGGACGAGCTGGTGGTGCAGTCGGTGACGGAGTTCGAGGGGAAGCGGCTGCGCTCGGCCGGCAAGGGCGCGGTGGAGCTGGACGAGGCGGAGAAGAAGACGCAGGCCGACGAGCGGAAGAAGGAGTTCGAGCCCTTCCTGGGCGCGCTGCAGAAGCGCCTGGAGACGTGGGTGAAGGAGGTGCGCCTCTCCGGCCGGCTGACCAAGTCGCCCGCGGTGCTGGTGGTGGCGGAGCACGACTACTCGCCGCAGCTGGAGCGCTTCCTGGCCGCCGGCCGCGGCGACGGCTTCCGGCAGCGCCGCATCCTGGAGCTGAACGCCACGCACCCGCTGGTGCAGGGCCTCCGCCGCCGCTTCGACGCGAACCCCGGCGACCCCGTCGTGGGCGACTACGCGGAGCTGCTTCTGTCGTGGTCGCTCCTGGCCGAGGGCTCCGAGCCGCACGACGCCGTGCGCTTCACCCAGCTCGTGGCCGGGCTGATGGAGACGGGGCTGGATGCGGCGCCGTCCCCCGCATCCGCTCCGCCCGCGGCTGATGAAGCCCCATCCGCGGAGGAGCCCGCCGCGGACGCGATCGAGGAGACGTCGTCGGAGGAGACTGCGGCGAATCCATAG
- a CDS encoding ABC transporter ATP-binding protein, whose amino-acid sequence MSNGNGSPLIQLDGVSKVYLTEDVETHALSGVHLQIAKGDYVAIAGPSGCGKTTLLSILGLLDSPSGGSYVLNGEPVSNLTATDRARIRNREIGFVFQAFNLIGDLSVKENVELPLTYRGIPASERAQRVKEALEKVGMSHRMGHYPSQLSGGQQQRVAVARAIAGSPSVLLADEPTGNLDSANSEQVMTLLRELHAEGATICMVTHDPRYAEHAQRTVHLFDGQVVRDESSGVMHELERHGFVHA is encoded by the coding sequence ATGAGCAACGGCAACGGCAGCCCGCTGATCCAGCTCGACGGCGTCAGCAAGGTGTACCTGACCGAGGACGTGGAGACGCACGCGCTCTCGGGCGTGCACCTGCAGATCGCGAAGGGCGACTACGTGGCGATCGCGGGACCGTCGGGGTGCGGCAAGACCACGCTGCTGTCGATCCTGGGGCTGCTCGACTCGCCCAGCGGCGGCAGCTACGTCCTGAACGGCGAGCCGGTGTCCAACCTCACCGCCACCGACCGCGCGCGCATCCGCAACCGCGAGATCGGCTTCGTGTTCCAGGCGTTCAACCTGATCGGCGACCTGTCGGTGAAGGAGAACGTGGAGCTGCCGCTTACCTACCGCGGCATCCCCGCGTCGGAGCGGGCGCAGCGGGTGAAGGAGGCGCTGGAGAAGGTGGGGATGAGCCACCGCATGGGGCACTACCCCAGCCAGCTCTCGGGCGGGCAGCAGCAGCGCGTGGCCGTGGCGCGCGCCATCGCGGGCTCGCCCTCGGTGCTGCTGGCGGACGAGCCCACGGGGAACCTGGACTCGGCCAACAGCGAGCAGGTGATGACGCTGCTGCGCGAGCTGCACGCCGAGGGCGCCACCATCTGCATGGTCACGCACGACCCGCGCTACGCCGAGCACGCGCAGCGCACGGTGCACCTCTTCGACGGCCAGGTGGTGCGCGACGAGAGCAGCGGCGTGATGCACGAGCTGGAGCGCCACGGCTTCGTCCACGCCTGA
- a CDS encoding penicillin-binding protein activator LpoB encodes MNTLTRGLRAALASAAILVSGGCATQVTRISPDQQIDLSGRWNDVDSRQVADAMVQQSFQSQYGPSWAMQYMQAHGGRRPTVIVGSIRNRSLEHIPVETFVRDLERAYLGSGQVQVVASSEERQEVRDERADQQDNAAADTRARMGREHGAQYMLQGDISQITDREGGRRVVYYQVDMTLVDLETNAKTWTGQHKIKKVVEQPRFRL; translated from the coding sequence ATGAACACCCTGACCCGCGGCCTGCGCGCGGCCCTTGCCTCGGCGGCGATCCTCGTCTCCGGCGGCTGCGCCACGCAGGTCACCCGCATCTCGCCCGACCAGCAGATCGACCTCAGCGGCCGCTGGAACGACGTGGACAGCCGCCAGGTGGCCGACGCCATGGTCCAGCAGAGCTTCCAGAGCCAATACGGCCCCAGCTGGGCCATGCAGTACATGCAGGCGCACGGCGGCCGGCGCCCCACCGTGATCGTGGGCTCCATCCGCAACCGCAGCCTGGAGCACATCCCGGTCGAGACCTTCGTGCGCGACCTGGAGCGCGCCTACCTGGGGAGCGGCCAGGTGCAGGTCGTCGCGAGCAGCGAGGAGCGGCAGGAGGTGCGCGACGAGCGTGCCGACCAGCAGGACAACGCCGCCGCCGACACCCGCGCGCGCATGGGGCGCGAGCACGGCGCGCAGTACATGCTGCAGGGCGACATCTCGCAGATCACCGACCGCGAGGGCGGCCGCCGCGTGGTCTACTACCAGGTGGACATGACGCTCGTCGACCTGGAGACGAACGCGAAGACCTGGACCGGGCAGCACAAGATCAAGAAGGTCGTCGAGCAGCCGCGCTTCCGGCTGTGA
- a CDS encoding isochorismatase family protein, which translates to MATNKEPIERSALLVIDVQDSFRADAERWARRSNPDFERNLARLVDSYRDAGLPVIWVLHTDDDGPFRQDSEWFRVQSFLEPRESEPVLVKTTRNAFTSTNLADVLAGLGARRLAITGIQTEQCCETTARLAGDLGYDVDFVTEATATFPIRNPATGEELGVEEITRNAEFALRGRFARIATVGELARELEPAPVG; encoded by the coding sequence ATGGCGACGAACAAGGAGCCGATCGAGCGGTCGGCGCTGCTGGTGATCGACGTGCAGGACTCGTTCAGGGCGGACGCCGAGCGGTGGGCGCGGCGTAGCAACCCGGACTTCGAGCGGAACCTGGCGCGGCTGGTCGACTCATATCGCGACGCGGGGCTGCCGGTGATCTGGGTGCTGCACACGGACGACGACGGCCCGTTCCGCCAGGACAGCGAGTGGTTCCGCGTGCAATCGTTCCTTGAGCCGCGCGAGAGCGAGCCGGTGCTGGTGAAGACCACGCGCAACGCGTTCACCAGCACCAACCTGGCGGACGTGCTGGCCGGGCTGGGCGCGCGGCGGCTGGCCATCACCGGCATCCAGACGGAGCAGTGCTGCGAGACCACCGCGCGCCTGGCGGGCGACCTGGGCTACGACGTGGACTTCGTCACCGAGGCCACGGCCACCTTCCCCATCCGCAACCCCGCCACGGGCGAGGAGCTGGGGGTGGAGGAGATCACGCGCAACGCCGAGTTCGCGCTGCGCGGCCGCTTCGCGCGCATCGCCACCGTCGGCGAGCTGGCGCGCGAGCTGGAGCCGGCCCCCGTCGGCTGA